A segment of the Acidobacteriota bacterium genome:
GGACTGCCGGACCGGACCAGAGGACTGCCGGACCGGACCAGAGGACTGCCGGACCGGACCAGAGGACTGCCGGACCGGACCAGAGGACTGCCGGACCGGACCAGAGGACTGCCGGACCGGACCAAAGGACCGCGGGACCGGACCAAAGGACTGCCGGACCGGACCAAAGGACCGCGGGACCGGACCAAAGGACCGAAGCGCGCGAACCCGGAACCCGGGACCCAGGACCCGGGACCGCCGTCGATGTGAAGTCCGCTCTGCTGTCATCGATCCGTGAGCAGAACAAGACGTTCTACGGGATGGTCGTCGCGCAGGCGCAGAAGATCGAGGTCGAGCAGAACACCGTCGTGTTCACGTTCGCGCCAGTGCACCGATCGCTCCGGTCGCAGCTCGACGCGCGCAAAGCCTGGGTGGAGCAGCTGGCGCACGCGGTGAGCGGCCGCCGCATGACGGTTCAGTCGTGCGAGTCCGAGCCGGCAGCGTCGCAGGCGGGCGGCGGGGGCGACGCGGAGGCGCGCCACCAGGCCGAGCTGCGGTCGCGCGCGAAGGCCGAGCCAGCCGTGCAGGCCGTGCTCGACGTGTTCGGCGGCGACGTCGAGGACGTCGAGGAGATTTGACGCGCGCATTGACGGCTCGAAATCCTTCCGCTGATGATTGAATTGACTCGTCTCGAGTGACGGCGGACCGTCGCCGCCTGGCTCTGGCGCCAGACCCGCGACACAGGACCGAGGACCGATCCCATGAACATTCAGAAGATGATGCAACAGGCCCAGCAGATGCAGGAGCGGCTGCAGAAGCAGATGGGCGAGATGACGGTGGACGCGTCCACGGGCGGCGGCATGGTCACCGTCCGCGTCAACGGCCACAAGCACCTCGTCAGCGTGACGATCGATCCCGAGGTCGTGTCGAAGGACGACGTCGAGATGCTGCAGGACTTGATCGTCGCGGCGGTGAACGACGCGCATCGGAAGGTGGACGAGGCGCTCGCGCAGCAGATGCAGGGGATGATGGGCGGCCTGAGGATCCCCGGGCTCTCCTGATGGTGCGGGTCGATCCGCTGGCCGAGCTGATCACGGCGCTGCAGCGGCTGCCCGGCATCGGCGCGAGGAGCGCGCAGCGGCTCGCCTATCACCTGTTGAAGACGCCGCGCGAGGAGGTGGACGCGCTCTGTGCGGCGCTGCTCTCGGTCAAGGAGCGCGTCACCTACTGCTCGATCTGCAACAACATCACCGACGTCGATCCGTGCGCGTACTGCACCGCGGCCGATCGCGATCCAAAGGTCATCTGCGTGGTCGAGCAGCCCGAGAACGTCGCCGCGATCGAGAAGACGCGCGGGTTCCGCGGGCGGTACCACGTGCTGATGGGCGCGATCGCGCCGCTGCAGGGGATCGGGCCGGATGACCTCAAGCTCAAGGGCCTGCTCGCGCGCGTGGACCAAGGCGGCGTCGAGGAAGTGATCCTGGCCACGAATCCTACCGTCGAGGGGGAGGCGACCGCGCTCTACGTGGCGCGGCTGCTCAAGCCGCTCGGCCCGCGCGTGACGCGCATCGCGATGGGCGTGCCGGTCGGCAGCGACATCGACTACACCGATGAGTTCACGATGTCGAAGTCGATGGAAGGACGGCGCGAGATCTGAGCGGCGAGACCCGGTGTCGTTCCTCAAGAGATGCCCCAAGCGTTTCAAGACTCGGCGAGCGCGGGTCCTGTCGCCGTCTGGTGCCATGTGGTGCTCGGCACCACGCGCGTGATCACGGCGTCGCCTGCGCGCCACGCGGGAGCGGCCCCGTCCGGCGCCACCTCCGCCGCGGGAGTTGTGAAACGCACTAAAGAGTCCCTGCCACCTGCCGATGACTCGGGCAGCGGGTGCGGTACCCCCGTGCATGACGTCCCCCTCGACCTTTCCTTCAGTCTCTGACGGCGTCTCGGAACGGCAGGCGGCGTCGCTCGTCCGCGTGCCGCAGCCGGAGTACGACCGGCTGCGCGAGATCGCCGCGCGGAGCGCGCTCGTTGCGGCGGGCGCAATCGACGGCCTGTGGCACTGGGATCTGCGCACGCACGAGGTGTACTACTCCGCGCGGTGGAAAGCGATCGCGGGCCACGAGGAGTCCGAGATCGGCACCGCCTCGTCCGAGTGGCTGGATCGGGTGCATCCCGACGACCGGCCGCGCGTGCTGCGCGCCATCGACGCCTATCTCGCTGGCGGCCCGGAGGTCTTCGAGAGCGAACATCGACTCCGGCACAAGTCGGGCGGCTATCGGTGGGTGCGGGTGCGCGGCACGGCCGTGCGCGGCCGCGGCGGCGCCGCCACGCGCTTCGCCGGATCGATGAGCGACATCACCGATGGCAAGGTGGTGGATGCGCTCACCGGGCTGCCCAACCGGACCGTGCTCGGCAGCCGTTTGGAGGCGCAGCACACGCGCGCGAGGCCCGACAGCC
Coding sequences within it:
- a CDS encoding YbaB/EbfC family nucleoid-associated protein, whose translation is MNIQKMMQQAQQMQERLQKQMGEMTVDASTGGGMVTVRVNGHKHLVSVTIDPEVVSKDDVEMLQDLIVAAVNDAHRKVDEALAQQMQGMMGGLRIPGLS
- the recR gene encoding recombination protein RecR, yielding MVRVDPLAELITALQRLPGIGARSAQRLAYHLLKTPREEVDALCAALLSVKERVTYCSICNNITDVDPCAYCTAADRDPKVICVVEQPENVAAIEKTRGFRGRYHVLMGAIAPLQGIGPDDLKLKGLLARVDQGGVEEVILATNPTVEGEATALYVARLLKPLGPRVTRIAMGVPVGSDIDYTDEFTMSKSMEGRREI